CTACACCGAGGTTGCCGCCGAACGAGATAGGAACAGCCTGAAATACCATGAAAAAGGGTATGATGATGAAATGCATCTGCCAATCGGGGGTTGGTCCAGGGCCGGGTAATGCACGGGAAGCAAAGTAGTAACTCAGTACGAACCCAATGTGACCTGCCATGCCCACTACAACGGCTTGTACCATGGCCCAGGGATAAAGCCTGTATTGAACGAATGCCCCCAAAATCTTACTGAGAAAATTTCCAATGAATTTGATGCGGTGAACCTGGGCTCGATAGCCTTTTCCCTGCACTGGCAAAAAAATAAACAGCAGATAGAGAGCAATACCCGCGATTGCTACTGCTGCAATAACATAATACGCCACACGCAGTTCATCTCCTCCTGCTCCTTTATACGACCAGATGGTATCCAAATGGAACAAGCCCACGCAGGCTGAAAGCAGGAACAGACTGTACAAACCAATGAAACGATCCACTACAATGCTAGCCAGGGCGCCGAGCCGATTCCCTGGATTCTCCTTCATGATGAACCCGGCTTTGAATGCATCGCCCATGGTCGAGCCGGGAAGCAGCATGCTGCCAACGTAGCCGACAAAACCAAGTCTCATGGCATTGAGATAACTGCATTCAATATGCAATGCATGCAGCAAAATCCGCCAGCGGATGAAGGTGGATAAGACGCTGACAAAAAAGACAATCAATCCGGTAATAAACCAGCCATAACCAAATTCATGGATACTCAGGTTAGTCTGCGACCATTGCTTTTTCAGCTCTTCCCAGAATTCACTGCCTTTGTGATATGCAAAATAACTGAGAATCCCGATCACCAGCAGGATGATTGTCCAGCGAATCACGTTGCGTCGTGTGAACGCATACCAAGGCAAAGGTGATGATACATCGGGCGAGATGGACATGGAGAAAGGTTAGCTCATTTTTTGCGACAAAACAGCCTCAGATTACATGCAAATGGACAAAATGCATCATGCACATTCACAACGCTTTTTCACCATCATGACAGCGTTGCCCGGTTCAAGATAGTTGACTTCCGACATGTAATGACGCATCATCAGCAAACCGCGACCGCAAGGCGTTTCCAATCGTTCGGAGATCAGTGGACTCGGTACTTCATCGGGATTGAATCCGTCGCCTTCATCTTCAATGCATATCTGAAAACATTCGTGATCAACACAGAATGAAATGCGTAATTGTTTCTTCCCGTCACACTGGTTGCCATGCTTGATGGCATTGACCAGGGCTTCTTCCAGTGCCTGGTGGATGTCGATGACGTCTTTTTCCTGAAAGCCTGAATCCCGCAATCGGCTGGCGATCAAGTCGCGAATCCTGGACGCTTCACAGGCTTCACTGGGAATCACATGGCATTCAGGTAGGTCTTGTGGTTGTACAGGTTGAACGGACATTCCAGACATTCCAGAACAAGGTGATACGCCTATCCCTGGCATTGTGGAGAGACATAGATCAGTTCTGAAGATATTGCAACCCCTCTTGCTCAGAATCAAAAATCTGAAAAATGCGATCAAAGCCGGTAATTTTAAACGCTTCAAAAATGGTAGGGTCAATATCGGTGAGAGCGAGTTTGCCTCGAATCGCTTCAACTTGCTTGCGCAGTACCATGAGTTTACCTAATGCTGCACTGGAGAGATACTCTACTTTGGAGAAATTAAGTAGGATGCGCTGATGACCTGATTGTTCAACCAGGCTCTTGAGCTGATCTCCAAACTGTTGGATGACTTGATCATCCAGAATACGCCCAGCCACGACGCTTACCACCGCAACATTATCAATGGTATGCACTTCCAGTAATCTCTTGGGCTGAGCAGCCATTGGTTCGCTCCCTTTTTCGTCGATCGATTCAAGTAATGAATAATTATAGCCGATAAGACGACATTGGGTAGGAATAGCATTGCGAGTTCCTGCCAAACCACTACCAACCCCGACAGCAAGCAAACGGATGGACAATCTCGATCAGCCTCTTTTGAGGTCTGGCGAATAAGTCTGGTCGTCCAGTTTCTGCCCCTGTGGGAACCCATTTTCGGATGGAATAGCCGGAAATTCGTCCCTCCAGCCGCACCAGCGGACGGTCGTCGCCTCTCCCCGCCAGCCTCAGTCAGCAGCTCAGCCGCTTTATTCGCGGTGGGAGGATTGTATGTTTGGTATCGATTTGGCGCTGGCAATTCTCATCCTGCAGGGCATGGAACCTGTGCAGTTGACCGAAAACCGCTCCATGGCTGGCTGGCACGCCGTCGTCAGTAAACCCATGGTACAGGTAGCCCTGGCGTGTGAAATACTCGATCCCCGTGAAGTGAAATATGTCCTTGCCAAGCCTGATGAATTCATCAGCGATCTACGCATGCTGCAACGACGTGCCCACGACCTGAACCAGGCGCCTTCCCTTCAGGATGCCGTTCGATTCCCTGATCGTTCCCTCGTTAATGAACTGCTGCTTTTTAACCGAGCTTACCGGCAACAATTAGAAAATGCCTTGCCACTTTATCCGCACTGCGCTGAATTGCGGGCTGCCCGTGAAGAGGTGGAATTCCTGTACCAGATCTGGGACAACGTGCGCGATGCTCGATGCGAATACTACTATGTCCACATTCGTCGGCAGGCACTGAAACGACTACAAGATATGTTGGGTATCGTTGACTATCAGCAGGCCAAGCTGCCTCCACATATTCCTCTCTGGCGATTCACGGAAGTTCGCTGAGATTACTTCTGTGCTTTCTTAACTTCCTCCAAGAGAGTACGAGCCTCCACGACGGCTGCCGTATCATCATAGTCATTGATGATCTGTTTCAGGAACTGCTCAGCAATACCGTAGTCTTTCACTTTGAAAGCCCGTTGTGCAAAACGGAGTTTGGAAGCTGCCTCCGCTTCTCGAGGATTAAGCTTAGGCTTTTCTTTTTCTGGTGCATTCTTGCTGGCTTCAGCACTGTTGGCCTGCATATCACCATTCTTCTCTTGTGGCTGCTGTGCCAGCGTTGCAGATCGTCTGGGCAGTGTGATTTTCTGTTGCTGTAACAATGCTTTTACTTCGCTGAGATCAATAAACGTTGATAACTGATTGGCTGTCGTCACGCCCCCTTGGGTAACACCGACCAACTCGCCGTCATCGTTGACCAACGGACCACCTGAATCGCCCTTGTTGGTAGGATTGGAACTCTCGATCAGCTTGGCATTGATCTGCAGTACCTCGCTGTTTCCCAACCTGACCGCAAACTGCTTGTCGTAAATGCTGCGAACATTGCCTTCGGTATAACTCCACATACCCCCCACGCCAGTGTTGCCGATGGTGTGCACACGCGAACTGGGGCGGGGTGAATTCGCTGCCAGTGGTAAAGCTGTCACACCTTTGGGAAGAGATCTCTTTTCGAGTATGAGTTCAATCAATGCCAGGTCCTTGGTTTTGGCATATGCCACGATACGACCACGGAACGTGAATGCGGAATCCTTGCTGCTTTGCAGATAGCGGGAACGATTCTGTTCAACCTCGCCACGAGAATTCTTGACGGGGAACATGACAATAACTTCGTTGTGCCTGCCAGATTCTTTCAGACAGGATGCGATGACATGATAATTCGTAACTACGATAGGATTACCAGATCGATTGCCGACGTATGACCCTGTACCCGTAAAAACTCGCGAAGAGCCTTCACTAGCTGCTGCCACGATGAATACGCACGAACGCAAAGTTTTATCGAAAATACTATCTGCAGTTTTTCCCTGTGCCAACGCGGGTTGTACTGCTACGAGTAACAGCAACCAGGTACAGGGGACACGCATATCACATTCTCGCTTTGTTGAATCACCTAGCATATCACAGTATGAGATTCTCACTCCATAAAAGTTGCGAGTTGAATTGACATTTTCTAGGTGTAAAGCTCCGTACTGTGCGAATTTTGCGCAAACAGGATCTGAATCTTGACCCGTAGTAATATACTCTGCCATATCATAAACCTATGCATCCATTCATGAAATCTACTTTACCCGTGTTGGGGCTGGTGGGGGGGATTGGCAGCGGTAAAAGCTACATTGCTTCGCTGTTTGCCATGCGTGGGGCCATCGTTCTTGATGCAGATAAGTTCGGGCATGAAGCGCTGCTGCAGCCTGCCATCAAAGAGAAGATCAAAGCCAACTGGGGTGATGCAGTTTTCGGCACCGATGGCGAAGTAGACC
The sequence above is drawn from the Planctomycetia bacterium genome and encodes:
- a CDS encoding flippase-like domain-containing protein produces the protein MSISPDVSSPLPWYAFTRRNVIRWTIILLVIGILSYFAYHKGSEFWEELKKQWSQTNLSIHEFGYGWFITGLIVFFVSVLSTFIRWRILLHALHIECSYLNAMRLGFVGYVGSMLLPGSTMGDAFKAGFIMKENPGNRLGALASIVVDRFIGLYSLFLLSACVGLFHLDTIWSYKGAGGDELRVAYYVIAAVAIAGIALYLLFIFLPVQGKGYRAQVHRIKFIGNFLSKILGAFVQYRLYPWAMVQAVVVGMAGHIGFVLSYYFASRALPGPGPTPDWQMHFIIIPFFMVFQAVPISFGGNLGVGDLVLGGLYQIVGAMQMKGLLASLIQRLITWIVALIGLIWYIPLQRKFQILKAEPAVSASE
- a CDS encoding ATP-binding protein produces the protein MSVQPVQPQDLPECHVIPSEACEASRIRDLIASRLRDSGFQEKDVIDIHQALEEALVNAIKHGNQCDGKKQLRISFCVDHECFQICIEDEGDGFNPDEVPSPLISERLETPCGRGLLMMRHYMSEVNYLEPGNAVMMVKKRCECA
- a CDS encoding STAS domain-containing protein translates to MAAQPKRLLEVHTIDNVAVVSVVAGRILDDQVIQQFGDQLKSLVEQSGHQRILLNFSKVEYLSSAALGKLMVLRKQVEAIRGKLALTDIDPTIFEAFKITGFDRIFQIFDSEQEGLQYLQN
- a CDS encoding trypsin-like peptidase domain-containing protein is translated as MRVPCTWLLLLVAVQPALAQGKTADSIFDKTLRSCVFIVAAASEGSSRVFTGTGSYVGNRSGNPIVVTNYHVIASCLKESGRHNEVIVMFPVKNSRGEVEQNRSRYLQSSKDSAFTFRGRIVAYAKTKDLALIELILEKRSLPKGVTALPLAANSPRPSSRVHTIGNTGVGGMWSYTEGNVRSIYDKQFAVRLGNSEVLQINAKLIESSNPTNKGDSGGPLVNDDGELVGVTQGGVTTANQLSTFIDLSEVKALLQQQKITLPRRSATLAQQPQEKNGDMQANSAEASKNAPEKEKPKLNPREAEAASKLRFAQRAFKVKDYGIAEQFLKQIINDYDDTAAVVEARTLLEEVKKAQK